A genomic stretch from Terriglobus sp. RCC_193 includes:
- a CDS encoding low specificity L-threonine aldolase, which translates to MSHISTDNSQQFASDNYSGICPEAWAAMQEANHGHATAYGDDPWTARASDLFRDLFETDCEVFFAFNGTAANSMSLASLCQSYHSVICAQTAHVETDECGAPEFFSNGSKLLTAQTIDGKMTPEAIRTLATSRQDIHFPRPKAVTITQSTETGRVYSLDQLKAISETTRELKMHLHMDGARFANAIAHIGCTPAEMTWKSGVEVLCFGGTKNGMAVGEAILFFNRALAEDFDYRCKQAGQLASKMRFLSSPWVGMLESGAWKRNGEHANAMARRLKTAIKDVANASIMFDVEANAVFLMGSEAHLQQLRERGWRFYTFIGGGARFMFAWDTDPARVDQLAADIRTIMS; encoded by the coding sequence ATGAGCCATATCAGCACTGACAATTCGCAACAGTTCGCCAGCGACAACTACTCCGGCATCTGCCCTGAAGCATGGGCCGCCATGCAGGAAGCCAACCACGGCCACGCCACCGCCTACGGTGACGACCCATGGACGGCACGAGCCTCTGATCTCTTCCGCGATCTCTTCGAAACAGACTGCGAAGTCTTCTTCGCCTTCAACGGCACTGCGGCCAACTCCATGTCGCTGGCGTCACTCTGCCAGAGCTACCACTCCGTCATCTGCGCGCAAACAGCGCACGTGGAAACCGACGAGTGCGGCGCACCCGAATTCTTTTCCAACGGCAGCAAGCTCCTCACCGCGCAGACCATCGACGGCAAGATGACGCCGGAAGCCATCCGCACACTTGCCACCTCGCGCCAGGACATCCACTTCCCGCGCCCCAAGGCCGTCACCATCACGCAGTCCACCGAAACAGGCCGCGTCTACTCGCTCGATCAGCTCAAAGCCATCAGCGAAACCACGCGCGAGCTGAAGATGCACCTGCATATGGACGGCGCACGCTTCGCCAACGCAATAGCCCACATCGGCTGCACGCCCGCTGAGATGACCTGGAAGTCCGGCGTGGAAGTTCTCTGCTTCGGTGGCACCAAGAACGGCATGGCCGTCGGCGAAGCTATCCTCTTCTTCAATCGTGCACTCGCGGAAGACTTCGACTATCGCTGCAAACAGGCAGGCCAGCTCGCCTCCAAAATGCGTTTCCTCTCATCGCCCTGGGTCGGCATGTTGGAAAGCGGCGCATGGAAGCGCAATGGCGAACACGCCAACGCGATGGCCAGGCGTCTGAAAACCGCCATCAAAGACGTAGCCAACGCCAGCATCATGTTTGATGTGGAAGCCAACGCCGTCTTCCTGATGGGCAGTGAAGCGCATCTGCAACAGCTTCGCGAACGCGGCTGGCGCTTCTACACCTTCATCGGCGGCGGCGCACGCTTCATGTTCGCCTGGGACACTGATCCCGCCCGCGTTGACCAACTAGCAGCAGACATCCGCACCATCATGAGCTAA